One stretch of Candidatus Poribacteria bacterium DNA includes these proteins:
- a CDS encoding XRE family transcriptional regulator, producing MCDDVKFEKSSGNVFKNIGFSDEEAEALSFRTKLTFEVFTLLKKSQLKHAKAAKLLAVDLADILKLKNGDDDHFSLAHLADFRDRLKGYMESRVQLSENDDMQNATDGLGVGR from the coding sequence ATGTGTGATGATGTGAAGTTTGAGAAAAGCAGCGGTAACGTGTTTAAGAATATAGGTTTTTCTGATGAAGAGGCCGAAGCCTTGTCGTTTCGGACGAAGCTAACTTTTGAAGTATTTACACTTCTCAAGAAGTCTCAGTTGAAACACGCGAAGGCTGCGAAACTATTGGCGGTTGACCTGGCAGACATCTTGAAACTCAAGAACGGGGACGATGATCATTTCAGCTTGGCACACCTTGCTGATTTTCGGGACCGGTTAAAAGGTTATATGGAAAGTCGGGTTCAGCTATCAGAGAACGACGATATGCAAAATGCAACAGACGGACTTGGAGTTGGAAGATGA
- a CDS encoding cupin domain-containing protein, translated as MSWKSRWSEEHPDAEALKQQLTSEGFDAYQWTGRPGGAYLDYIHTQDEVVCVLSGTADVKVADEQGTVEPGDRMDVPANTYHSITVTGGEPLVVLTGMRSN; from the coding sequence ATGAGTTGGAAATCACGCTGGTCAGAAGAGCACCCGGATGCTGAGGCTTTAAAACAACAGTTAACATCTGAAGGCTTTGATGCCTATCAATGGACAGGCCGTCCCGGTGGTGCCTATCTCGATTATATTCACACGCAAGATGAAGTCGTTTGTGTGTTGTCCGGCACGGCTGATGTGAAAGTTGCCGATGAACAGGGAACCGTTGAACCCGGGGACAGGATGGATGTTCCCGCAAACACCTATCATTCAATCACTGTCACAGGCGGAGAACCTCTCGTTGTTCTAACAGGAATGCGAAGCAATTAA